The following are from one region of the Rosistilla carotiformis genome:
- the purB gene encoding adenylosuccinate lyase, which translates to MELSELTAISPIDGRYGNKTSELREAFSEYGLIKCRVEVEVEWLLALAAHPQISEVPPLSAPTVAVLRGIVENFCVADAQAVKSIEATTNHDVKAVEYFIKQRFEGNQELTAVSEFVHFACTSEDINNLSHALMLRRGLDVLLPSMQRVASDLRDKAIAFAEVPMLSRTHGQTASPTTVGKEFANVVARLDRQLVQLQAIPMLGKINGAVGNYNAHLSAYPDVDWAAHAKAFVESLGLQWNPYTTQIEPHDYMAELFDAIARFNTIVIDLDRDLWGYISLGYFKQKTIAGEVGSSTMPHKVNPIDFENSEGNLGLANAVLSHLSAKLPISRWQRDLTDSTVLRNTGVGMAYSMIAYKSTLKGLGKLELNAARIAADLDAAWEVLAEPIQTVMRRYGIESPYEKLKALTRGQAVTAETFAAFIETLELPAQAKADLLRMTPATYLGSAVEQAQRV; encoded by the coding sequence ATGGAACTTTCCGAACTGACCGCCATTTCCCCAATCGACGGACGTTACGGTAACAAGACGTCGGAGCTGCGCGAAGCATTCAGCGAATACGGGCTGATCAAGTGCCGCGTGGAAGTCGAAGTCGAATGGTTGTTGGCGTTGGCCGCCCACCCGCAGATTTCCGAAGTCCCGCCGTTGTCGGCGCCGACGGTGGCGGTGTTGCGAGGAATCGTCGAGAACTTTTGCGTTGCCGATGCCCAAGCGGTCAAATCGATCGAAGCGACGACGAACCACGACGTCAAAGCGGTTGAATATTTCATCAAGCAGCGTTTTGAAGGGAATCAAGAACTCACCGCGGTTTCCGAGTTTGTCCACTTTGCCTGCACTTCCGAAGACATTAACAATCTCTCGCACGCCCTAATGCTGCGTCGGGGTTTGGACGTGTTGTTGCCGTCGATGCAACGCGTCGCCAGCGACCTGCGCGACAAAGCGATCGCATTTGCCGAAGTGCCGATGCTGTCCCGAACGCATGGACAAACCGCGTCGCCGACCACGGTGGGGAAAGAGTTTGCCAATGTCGTGGCCCGCTTGGATCGCCAATTGGTTCAACTGCAAGCGATCCCGATGCTTGGGAAAATCAACGGTGCCGTCGGCAATTACAACGCCCACCTGTCGGCCTATCCCGATGTCGACTGGGCCGCGCACGCTAAAGCGTTTGTCGAATCTTTGGGGCTGCAATGGAATCCGTACACGACCCAGATCGAACCGCATGATTACATGGCGGAATTATTTGATGCGATCGCCCGTTTCAACACGATCGTGATCGATCTGGATCGCGACCTCTGGGGCTACATCTCGCTGGGCTATTTCAAGCAGAAGACGATCGCCGGCGAAGTCGGATCGTCCACGATGCCGCACAAGGTCAACCCGATCGATTTCGAAAACTCCGAAGGGAATCTCGGGCTCGCCAACGCGGTCCTGTCGCACCTGAGTGCCAAGTTGCCGATATCGCGATGGCAACGCGATTTGACCGATTCGACGGTGTTGCGAAACACCGGTGTCGGGATGGCGTACAGCATGATCGCCTACAAATCGACGCTCAAGGGATTGGGCAAATTGGAGCTGAATGCCGCCCGGATCGCCGCCGACCTCGACGCGGCGTGGGAAGTGCTTGCCGAACCGATCCAAACGGTGATGCGTCGCTACGGTATCGAATCGCCGTATGAAAAACTGAAGGCGTTGACCCGTGGCCAGGCGGTCACGGCCGAAACGTTTGCTGCGTTTATCGAGACGTTGGAATTGCCGGCCCAGGCCAAGGCGGACCTGCTGCGGATGACCCCTGCGACCTATCTCGGATCGGCCGTCGAACAGGCCCAACGGGTCTAG
- a CDS encoding hybrid sensor histidine kinase/response regulator, whose translation MVAINQLHVFQFDYVLFATLSLLALAVISYWLRNTARGNRTVVIAWGWLPLLLLGGYFLVDAAGRHEKRRLQKRIEGLAPTYAEELRSMGHAQITPATAPDDPLYLAMIEKQIRWLQINRAVADIYTFRKSPEGNQLVVDSETDYNRDGRYSGDRERRTVIGEVWTEKDDAISKAYSGTASFDDEIFSDRWGDWVSAYAPIRNLDGSLDAVLGVDFAAEDWVAAIARARRFAIGFLAVIVTIGLASTSIISILHASLFERQKAADELLIAKNLAEAATTSKSEFLANMSHEIRTPMNGIIGMTDLLVGTNLDNQQREYLRIVKQSATSLLGLLNDILDFSKIEAGKLELESIRFGIRDCVEKTIQTLTFRASEKQLEICCRIDPNLPDTLIGDPSRLCQVLINLAGNAIKFTEHGEILINVQQDSRTGDSLRLRCEVRDSGIGIAPDKLDSIFAAFSQEDTSTTRRFGGTGLGLAICAQLVKLMGGEIWADSQKGVGTTFYFTTCFKISPTKLRSLPEIEALAGLPVLVVDDNQTNRVILDEILKGWRMKPVVVDGGPAGLAAMRSASAAGAPFPLALLDCMMPEMDGFEFARIVRSDPDLQACQLLMISSAAGQDDHAKCREVGIARYMTKPVIQSQLAEAILDVIVDSDTEPDAVDQTDSRSHLSHSEASVDTGGSADDAQSVEDGPAMKILLVEDGIVNQKVALAMLRKLPHHVVIAEDGQEAVAAFQQESFDLVLMDVQMPVMDGLEATAAIRRIEQSPARVPIIAMTASAMKGDRERCLAAGMDDYLSKPIEAQLLYEVIAKFAPANAADSATKKQ comes from the coding sequence ATGGTCGCGATCAACCAACTCCACGTCTTTCAATTCGACTACGTACTGTTTGCTACGTTGTCGCTTCTGGCATTGGCGGTGATCAGCTATTGGTTGCGGAATACGGCGCGCGGCAATCGCACCGTGGTGATCGCTTGGGGATGGTTGCCACTGCTCCTGTTGGGAGGTTATTTCCTTGTCGACGCAGCGGGGCGGCACGAGAAGCGACGTTTACAGAAGCGGATCGAAGGTTTGGCCCCCACCTACGCCGAGGAGCTACGGTCGATGGGGCACGCTCAGATCACTCCCGCGACCGCGCCCGACGATCCGTTGTATTTGGCGATGATTGAGAAACAGATTCGCTGGTTGCAGATCAATCGAGCGGTCGCCGATATCTACACGTTCCGCAAATCTCCCGAGGGGAACCAGTTGGTGGTCGATTCGGAAACGGATTACAACCGCGATGGTCGCTATTCAGGGGATCGTGAGCGGCGGACGGTGATTGGCGAGGTCTGGACGGAGAAGGACGATGCGATCAGTAAAGCTTATTCCGGAACCGCGTCGTTCGATGACGAAATTTTCAGCGATCGCTGGGGAGATTGGGTTAGTGCGTACGCACCCATCCGAAACCTCGATGGCAGCTTGGACGCCGTCTTGGGAGTCGACTTTGCCGCCGAGGATTGGGTGGCCGCGATAGCGCGGGCGCGGCGGTTTGCGATCGGCTTCCTGGCAGTCATCGTCACCATCGGCCTCGCGTCGACATCGATTATTAGCATCCTGCATGCCAGCCTTTTCGAACGCCAGAAAGCAGCGGATGAATTGTTGATCGCAAAAAATCTTGCCGAAGCGGCGACGACTTCCAAGAGTGAATTTCTGGCCAATATGAGCCACGAAATCCGCACGCCGATGAACGGGATCATTGGCATGACCGACCTGCTGGTGGGGACCAACTTAGACAACCAACAACGTGAGTATCTGCGAATCGTGAAGCAATCGGCGACTTCCTTGTTGGGGCTGTTGAACGATATCTTGGACTTCTCCAAGATCGAGGCGGGGAAACTGGAACTCGAATCGATCCGCTTTGGGATTCGCGATTGTGTTGAAAAGACGATCCAGACGCTAACGTTTCGGGCCAGCGAAAAACAACTCGAGATCTGTTGCCGGATCGATCCCAACCTACCCGACACGCTGATTGGCGATCCCAGTCGCCTGTGCCAAGTGCTGATCAACCTTGCCGGAAACGCGATCAAGTTTACCGAACATGGGGAGATCCTGATCAACGTGCAACAGGATTCGCGCACCGGCGATTCGCTGCGGCTGCGTTGCGAGGTCCGCGATTCGGGGATTGGCATCGCTCCCGATAAACTCGATTCAATTTTTGCCGCCTTCAGCCAAGAGGACACTTCGACGACGCGGCGCTTTGGCGGCACCGGTTTAGGACTGGCGATCTGCGCTCAATTGGTCAAATTGATGGGGGGCGAGATTTGGGCCGACAGCCAAAAGGGAGTTGGCACGACGTTCTATTTCACCACCTGTTTCAAGATCAGCCCGACAAAACTCCGCAGCCTGCCCGAGATCGAAGCCTTGGCGGGACTGCCGGTACTGGTCGTGGACGACAACCAAACCAATCGCGTCATCCTCGACGAGATCCTCAAGGGCTGGCGAATGAAGCCCGTCGTTGTCGATGGAGGACCGGCGGGCTTGGCTGCGATGCGGAGCGCGTCGGCCGCGGGGGCTCCGTTTCCGTTGGCGCTGCTCGACTGCATGATGCCCGAAATGGATGGTTTTGAATTTGCCCGGATCGTACGCAGCGATCCCGACCTGCAAGCGTGCCAATTGCTGATGATCTCGTCGGCCGCGGGGCAAGACGATCATGCGAAGTGTCGCGAAGTTGGGATTGCCCGCTATATGACCAAGCCGGTGATTCAATCGCAATTGGCGGAGGCGATCCTCGATGTGATCGTGGACTCCGATACCGAACCCGATGCGGTTGATCAAACCGACTCCAGAAGTCACCTTTCCCATTCGGAAGCTTCTGTCGACACCGGAGGTTCCGCCGACGATGCGCAAAGCGTCGAGGATGGGCCGGCGATGAAAATCTTGTTGGTCGAAGATGGGATCGTCAATCAGAAAGTGGCCTTGGCGATGCTCCGCAAACTGCCCCATCACGTGGTGATTGCCGAAGACGGCCAGGAAGCGGTGGCAGCGTTCCAGCAGGAATCGTTCGATTTGGTGTTGATGGATGTCCAGATGCCGGTCATGGACGGGCTGGAGGCCACCGCGGCGATTCGCCGAATAGAACAATCGCCGGCGCGTGTGCCGATCATCGCGATGACCGCTTCGGCGATGAAAGGAGATCGCGAACGCTGTCTCGCCGCCGGCATGGACGACTATCTTTCTAAACCGATCGAAGCTCAGTTGCTCTACGAGGTGATCGCGAAATTTGCACCGGCAAACGCTGCTGATTCAGCAACTAAAAAAC